One Pseudomonas brassicacearum genomic region harbors:
- a CDS encoding DUF1161 domain-containing protein, with protein sequence MKKLMVALCLLSFAGGAFAAGKSCEELKSEIAAKIDAKGVSGYSLEIVDKGAAADGKVVGTCEGGTKEIVYKK encoded by the coding sequence ATGAAAAAGTTGATGGTAGCCCTGTGTTTGTTGAGCTTTGCGGGCGGTGCGTTTGCGGCCGGCAAGTCCTGTGAAGAGCTGAAAAGCGAAATCGCAGCGAAAATCGACGCCAAGGGTGTGTCAGGTTATTCCCTGGAGATTGTCGATAAAGGCGCAGCGGCTGACGGAAAAGTCGTCGGTACCTGCGAGGGCGGTACGAAGGAAATCGTCTACAAAAAATGA
- a CDS encoding OsmC family protein, whose translation MAIIKKASAHWEGDLKTGIGSISTETGVLREAPYGFKARFEGGKGTNPEELIGAAHAGCFSMAFSMILGDAGLKADSIDTNAEVTLDQVEGGFAITAVKLILKAKIPGASQQQFEELSTKAKEGCPVSKVLNAKITLDATLVN comes from the coding sequence ATGGCTATCATCAAGAAAGCATCGGCTCATTGGGAAGGTGACCTGAAAACCGGCATCGGCTCCATCTCCACGGAAACCGGCGTGTTGCGTGAAGCACCCTACGGTTTCAAGGCGCGCTTCGAAGGCGGCAAGGGCACCAACCCTGAAGAGCTGATCGGCGCCGCCCATGCGGGCTGCTTTTCCATGGCGTTTTCGATGATCCTCGGCGACGCCGGACTCAAGGCCGACAGTATCGACACCAACGCCGAAGTGACCCTGGATCAGGTGGAGGGCGGCTTTGCGATTACCGCCGTGAAGCTGATTCTGAAGGCGAAGATCCCCGGCGCCAGCCAGCAGCAATTCGAAGAGCTGAGCACCAAGGCCAAGGAGGGTTGCCCGGTTTCCAAGGTCCTGAATGCCAAGATCACGTTGGATGCGACGCTGGTGAACTGA
- a CDS encoding HAD family hydrolase, which translates to MHYQTVLFDLDGTLTDPREGITRSIQFALSKLGIDEPDLTRLEHFIGPPLLQAFMQFYAFDEAKAWEAVNFYRERFKVTGLYENRVFDGVMPLLETLGGQGRQLYIATSKPWVFAREIARHFDFAKHFKVIYGSELDGTRTNKVELIAYLMAEEGLDPASTLMIGDRKHDLIGARSNGLDAAAVGYGFGSHEELSAEEPAYHFQTLDELHQAFMRR; encoded by the coding sequence ATGCATTACCAAACCGTACTCTTCGACCTCGACGGCACCCTCACCGACCCGCGCGAGGGCATCACCCGTTCGATCCAGTTCGCCCTGAGCAAACTGGGCATCGACGAGCCCGACCTCACTCGCCTCGAACACTTCATCGGCCCACCGCTGTTGCAGGCCTTCATGCAGTTCTACGCCTTCGACGAAGCCAAGGCCTGGGAAGCGGTGAATTTCTACCGCGAACGCTTCAAGGTCACCGGGCTGTACGAAAACCGAGTCTTCGACGGCGTGATGCCGCTGCTGGAAACCCTCGGCGGCCAAGGCCGGCAGCTGTACATCGCCACCTCCAAACCCTGGGTCTTCGCCCGGGAAATCGCCCGCCACTTCGACTTCGCCAAACATTTCAAAGTGATCTACGGCAGTGAGCTGGACGGCACACGCACCAACAAGGTCGAGTTGATTGCCTATTTGATGGCTGAAGAAGGGCTCGACCCGGCCAGTACCCTGATGATCGGGGATCGGAAGCACGATTTGATTGGCGCTCGTAGCAATGGCTTGGATGCGGCGGCGGTGGGGTATGGGTTTGGGAGTCATGAGGAGTTGAGTGCGGAGGAGCCGGCGTATCACTTTCAGACGTTGGATGAGTTGCATCAGGCCTTTATGCGGCGGTGA
- a CDS encoding LLM class flavin-dependent oxidoreductase, whose product MKQLSEVKFSTLDLVPVRADGNAAQSLRNSLDLAQHVEQYGYTRFWVAEHHNMDGIASSATAVLLGYLAGGTSTIRVGSGGVMLPNHAPLIIAEQFGTLESLYPGRIDLGLGRAPGSDQMTARALRRERSGSADDFPEDVAELMRYLGPRTPDQRIIAMPGTGTNVPVWLLGSSLFSAQLAGERGLPYAFASHFAPRYMHEAIRIYRNHFKPSAVLDKPYVMLGVPLVAADTDEQADYLATSVYQRILALMRGQSLVQRPPVESMNGLWLPHEKEAVGDFLGLAMVGGPQKIRAKLEVLIEQTQADELIFTSDLYEHADRLHSYELLAQVMKG is encoded by the coding sequence ATGAAACAGCTGTCCGAAGTGAAGTTCTCAACCCTCGACCTGGTGCCAGTCCGCGCCGACGGCAACGCCGCCCAGTCCTTGCGCAATTCGCTGGACCTGGCGCAACACGTGGAACAGTACGGCTACACCCGCTTCTGGGTGGCCGAGCACCACAACATGGATGGCATCGCCAGCTCCGCGACCGCCGTGCTGTTGGGCTATTTGGCGGGGGGGACTTCGACGATTCGCGTCGGCTCTGGCGGGGTGATGCTGCCCAATCATGCGCCGTTGATCATCGCCGAACAGTTCGGCACCTTGGAAAGCCTTTACCCTGGCCGAATCGATCTGGGGCTGGGGCGCGCACCCGGTTCCGACCAGATGACCGCTCGGGCGCTGCGTCGCGAGCGCTCCGGCAGTGCGGACGATTTCCCTGAAGACGTGGCCGAGCTGATGCGCTATCTCGGCCCGCGCACCCCGGATCAACGGATCATTGCCATGCCCGGCACCGGGACCAACGTGCCGGTCTGGCTGCTGGGATCGAGCCTGTTCAGTGCGCAACTGGCCGGCGAACGCGGTTTGCCCTACGCCTTCGCCTCGCATTTCGCACCGCGCTATATGCATGAGGCGATCCGGATTTACCGCAATCACTTCAAACCGTCGGCGGTGCTCGACAAGCCTTATGTGATGCTCGGCGTGCCGCTGGTGGCGGCGGACACGGATGAACAGGCCGACTATCTGGCGACGTCGGTGTATCAGCGGATCCTGGCGCTGATGCGCGGCCAGAGCCTGGTGCAGCGCCCACCGGTCGAGTCCATGAATGGTCTCTGGTTACCCCATGAGAAAGAAGCGGTGGGCGACTTCCTGGGCCTGGCCATGGTCGGCGGCCCGCAGAAAATCAGGGCCAAGCTCGAAGTGCTGATCGAGCAAACCCAAGCCGATGAATTGATCTTCACCAGCGATCTGTATGAGCACGCTGATCGCTTGCACTCTTATGAGTTGCTGGCGCAGGTCATGAAAGGCTGA
- a CDS encoding M3 family metallopeptidase, whose product MPHADNPLLQAYDLPPFARIKARHFSPALDRILAESRAQVAQIIKTQAPFPTWDDLVLAMDEIHTRLEGFDALLDLLASARTGDAWAQASLDCTQRLHDFQRSLRQHPQLFELYQRLADSQIAQHFEPARKRVLEKVLRQFRQNGLAHASRADLDALKRRIKGAQQLFLENLHKANNAWSKTFDDERELSGLPSAFKQQMARQAREAGHTGWRLTLNDESFGIVTGYADNRLLRQALYVAYSTRASDQGPQAGQFDNGEVLWQLLDDRHQYATLLGYANFAQMAVEPEQAESADQVTAFLHRQLTLHQSAFAKDAEQLQAFASQHGYSELQPWDYPYLTEKLRQQAAGISRPALSAWFPLESTFSQLLLIAKELFGVDFIERQDIATWHPEVRLFEVHEWGQLIGYLYFDPFDDASRNGYPNTTTLRNRAVTAEGRPRHPIAILHGWLPRGSGAQPAVLDHLQLRILFHEFGHCLHHLLTRAEYREVSGISDLSRDTSEFAGMLFEQWCFSKPCLVRVSKHYQTGAAMPDKVADQLLTFANTQASWETALLLRNALFDMELHRTHGDGRTVQQVFDQVNAHTKHLPVYANERWPNGLDYMVTGYAARIYAYAWSKEWALTVFERFTRDGLFNAATGRALRETIFAPGDSRPLSESIAAFTGTPPISAPVAQPEARGAAPSLLN is encoded by the coding sequence ATGCCCCACGCTGACAACCCGCTGTTGCAGGCCTACGACCTGCCCCCTTTCGCCCGGATCAAAGCCAGGCATTTCTCACCGGCCCTCGACCGGATCCTGGCCGAGAGCCGTGCCCAGGTCGCCCAGATCATCAAGACCCAGGCGCCGTTTCCCACCTGGGACGATCTGGTGCTGGCCATGGATGAAATCCACACACGCCTGGAAGGTTTCGACGCCCTGCTGGACCTTCTGGCCTCGGCCAGGACCGGGGACGCGTGGGCGCAGGCTTCACTGGACTGCACGCAGCGGCTGCATGATTTCCAGCGCTCGCTGAGGCAGCATCCGCAACTGTTCGAGCTGTATCAGCGCCTGGCGGACAGCCAGATCGCCCAGCATTTCGAACCGGCGCGCAAACGCGTCCTGGAAAAAGTCCTCCGACAATTTCGCCAGAACGGTCTGGCACACGCCTCGCGGGCCGACCTGGACGCCTTGAAACGCCGCATCAAAGGGGCTCAACAACTGTTTTTGGAGAACCTGCACAAGGCCAATAACGCCTGGAGCAAAACCTTCGACGATGAGCGCGAGTTGAGCGGCCTGCCATCGGCGTTCAAACAGCAGATGGCCCGCCAGGCGCGTGAGGCCGGGCACACGGGATGGCGGCTGACCCTCAACGACGAGTCGTTTGGCATCGTCACGGGCTACGCCGACAATCGCCTTTTGCGCCAAGCGCTGTACGTGGCCTACAGCACCCGCGCATCGGACCAGGGGCCCCAGGCCGGTCAGTTCGACAACGGCGAGGTTCTCTGGCAATTGCTGGATGATCGACACCAGTACGCAACATTACTCGGCTACGCAAATTTCGCTCAGATGGCTGTCGAACCCGAGCAGGCCGAGTCGGCTGACCAGGTCACGGCGTTCTTGCACAGACAACTCACCCTTCACCAAAGCGCTTTTGCCAAAGACGCAGAACAGCTCCAGGCCTTTGCCAGCCAGCATGGGTACAGCGAGCTCCAACCTTGGGATTATCCGTACCTGACGGAAAAGCTTCGTCAGCAGGCGGCGGGAATCTCCCGACCGGCGCTCAGCGCCTGGTTTCCCCTGGAATCCACGTTTTCACAATTGCTCTTGATCGCCAAAGAGCTGTTCGGGGTGGATTTCATCGAGCGTCAGGACATTGCTACCTGGCATCCCGAGGTGCGTCTCTTCGAAGTCCATGAGTGGGGGCAGCTCATTGGCTACCTGTATTTCGATCCGTTCGATGATGCGAGCCGCAACGGCTACCCCAATACCACCACCCTGCGAAACCGCGCCGTCACCGCCGAAGGTCGCCCCCGGCACCCTATCGCGATCCTGCATGGCTGGCTGCCACGCGGCTCGGGCGCCCAGCCGGCCGTGCTCGACCACTTGCAATTGCGCATTCTGTTTCATGAGTTCGGCCATTGCCTGCACCATCTGTTGACCCGGGCCGAGTACCGCGAGGTGTCCGGCATCAGCGATCTCTCCCGCGATACGTCCGAGTTTGCCGGCATGTTGTTCGAACAATGGTGCTTCTCCAAGCCATGCCTGGTCCGCGTGTCAAAGCACTACCAAACCGGCGCGGCGATGCCTGACAAGGTCGCCGATCAATTGCTGACCTTCGCCAACACCCAGGCCAGTTGGGAAACCGCGCTCCTTTTGCGCAACGCGCTATTCGACATGGAGTTGCACCGGACCCACGGCGACGGGCGTACCGTCCAGCAGGTGTTCGACCAGGTCAATGCGCACACCAAGCACCTGCCCGTGTACGCGAACGAACGCTGGCCCAATGGCCTGGACTATATGGTGACTGGCTACGCGGCGAGGATTTACGCCTATGCCTGGTCGAAGGAATGGGCCCTCACCGTGTTCGAGCGGTTCACGCGCGACGGGTTGTTCAACGCGGCAACAGGTCGGGCGCTGCGCGAAACAATCTTCGCTCCGGGGGATTCGCGACCGTTGTCCGAATCCATTGCAGCCTTTACCGGAACACCGCCGATCAGCGCTCCGGTTGCCCAACCTGAGGCTCGAGGTGCTGCGCCGTCGTTGTTGAATTGA
- a CDS encoding LysR family transcriptional regulator, with protein sequence MSHDLPPLNALRAFEATARLNSVSQAAEQLHVTHGAVSRQLKVLEEHLGVSLFSKDGRGLKLTDAGMRLRDVSADAFERLRTVCAELTQSTADAPFVLGCSGSLLARWFIPRLGRLNADLPDLRLHLSAGEGDLDPRRPGLDALLVFAEPPWPADMQVYELVSERIGPVMSPRYAGFERLQSAPARAILDEPLLHTTSRPQAWPTWARQNALEPQALKFGQGFEHLYYLLEAAVAGLGVAIAPEPLVAEDLRAGRLVAPWGFDETPARLALWLPKRAADGRARQLAQWLRHELNPSTQSPRLHNK encoded by the coding sequence ATGAGCCACGATCTTCCCCCGCTCAACGCCCTGCGCGCCTTCGAAGCCACTGCCCGCCTGAACAGCGTAAGCCAGGCGGCCGAACAGCTGCACGTCACCCACGGTGCGGTCAGCCGACAGCTGAAGGTGTTGGAAGAACATTTGGGCGTCAGCCTGTTCAGCAAGGATGGTCGCGGCCTGAAACTCACAGATGCGGGCATGCGCCTGCGCGACGTCAGCGCCGACGCGTTCGAGCGCCTGCGTACAGTTTGCGCAGAGCTGACGCAAAGCACGGCAGATGCCCCGTTCGTATTGGGCTGTTCGGGAAGTCTGCTGGCGCGGTGGTTCATTCCCCGCCTGGGCCGGCTCAATGCCGACCTGCCAGACCTGCGCTTGCACCTGTCCGCCGGGGAAGGCGACCTTGACCCGCGGCGACCTGGGCTGGACGCCTTGCTGGTGTTCGCCGAGCCGCCCTGGCCGGCAGACATGCAGGTGTATGAGCTGGTCAGCGAGCGGATCGGCCCGGTCATGAGCCCGCGCTACGCCGGTTTCGAGCGCCTGCAAAGCGCCCCGGCCAGGGCAATCCTGGACGAGCCCCTGCTGCATACCACCTCTCGACCCCAAGCCTGGCCGACCTGGGCACGACAAAACGCCCTTGAACCCCAGGCATTGAAGTTCGGGCAAGGGTTTGAGCATTTGTATTACTTGCTGGAGGCGGCTGTAGCGGGGCTGGGCGTGGCTATCGCACCCGAGCCGCTGGTGGCCGAGGACTTGCGTGCCGGTCGCCTCGTCGCGCCGTGGGGCTTCGATGAAACCCCGGCGCGACTGGCATTGTGGCTACCCAAGCGCGCCGCAGACGGCCGCGCCCGGCAATTGGCGCAATGGCTCAGGCATGAGCTGAACCCATCGACTCAGTCACCGCGTTTGCACAACAAATAA
- the prlC gene encoding oligopeptidase A codes for MSVNNPLLQSYDLPPFSAIRAEHVQPAIEQILADNRAAIAEILKTQGSQPTWAGLVLAMDELNDRLGAAWSPVSHLNAVRNSPELREAYEACLPALSAYSTELGQNRELFQAFEALANSPEAAGFDVAQKTILEHSLRDFRLSGIDLPPEQQKRYAEVQSKLSELGSRFSNQLLDATQAWTKHVTDEATLAGLTDSAKAQMAAAAQAKELDGWLINLEFPSYYAVMTYAEDRALREEVYAAYCTRASDQGPNAGQNDNSPVMEQILDLRQELAQLLGFANFAELSLATKMAESSDQVLSFLRDLAKRSKPFAALDLEQLKAFAAEQGCPDLQSWDSGFYGEKLRQQRYSVAQEALRAYFPIDKVLGGLFAIVQRLYGIEIAELKGFDTWHPDVRLFEIKENGQHVGRFFFDLYARANKRGGAWMDGARDRRRTFEGVLQSPVANLVCNFTPADSGKPALLTHDEVTTLFHEFGHGLHHLLTRVEHAGVSGINGVAWDAVELPSQFMENWCWEPEGLALISGHYETGEPLPQDLLEKMLAAKNFQSGLMMVRQLEFSLFDFELHATHGDGRSVLQVLEGVRDEVSVMRPPAYNRFPNSFAHIFAGGYAAGYYSYKWAEVLSADAFSKFEEDGVLNADTGRAFREAILARGGSQEPMVLFVDFRGREPSIDALLRHSGLTEDAAA; via the coding sequence GTGAGCGTGAACAACCCTCTTTTGCAATCTTATGACCTGCCGCCGTTCTCGGCGATCCGTGCCGAGCACGTGCAACCGGCCATCGAGCAGATCCTGGCTGACAACCGTGCCGCCATCGCTGAAATTCTCAAGACCCAGGGCAGCCAGCCTACCTGGGCCGGCCTGGTGTTGGCGATGGACGAACTCAATGATCGCCTGGGCGCTGCCTGGAGTCCGGTGAGCCACCTCAACGCCGTGCGCAACAGCCCGGAACTGCGCGAGGCCTATGAGGCCTGCCTGCCGGCGTTGAGTGCCTACTCCACCGAACTGGGGCAGAACCGCGAGTTGTTCCAGGCCTTCGAAGCCCTGGCGAACAGCCCTGAAGCCGCCGGTTTCGACGTGGCGCAGAAAACCATCCTGGAACACTCCCTGCGTGACTTCCGCCTGTCGGGTATCGACCTGCCGCCGGAGCAGCAGAAGCGCTACGCCGAAGTGCAGAGCAAACTGTCCGAGTTGGGCAGCCGCTTCTCCAATCAATTGCTCGACGCGACCCAGGCCTGGACCAAGCACGTCACCGACGAGGCCACCCTTGCCGGCCTGACCGACTCGGCCAAGGCGCAAATGGCCGCGGCCGCCCAGGCCAAGGAGCTGGACGGCTGGCTGATCAACCTGGAATTCCCCAGCTACTACGCGGTGATGACCTACGCCGAAGACCGCGCCCTGCGTGAAGAAGTCTACGCCGCGTACTGCACCCGCGCCTCGGACCAGGGCCCGAATGCCGGTCAGAACGATAACAGCCCGGTGATGGAGCAGATCCTCGACCTGCGTCAGGAACTGGCTCAATTGCTGGGTTTCGCCAACTTCGCCGAGTTGAGCCTGGCGACCAAGATGGCCGAGTCCAGCGATCAGGTCCTCAGTTTCCTGCGAGACCTGGCCAAGCGCAGCAAGCCGTTCGCGGCCCTGGACCTGGAACAGCTGAAGGCCTTCGCCGCCGAACAGGGCTGCCCCGACCTGCAAAGCTGGGACAGCGGGTTCTACGGTGAAAAACTGCGCCAGCAGCGTTACAGCGTCGCCCAGGAAGCCCTGCGCGCGTATTTCCCGATCGACAAAGTGCTGGGCGGCCTGTTCGCCATCGTGCAACGCCTCTACGGCATCGAGATTGCCGAACTGAAAGGCTTCGACACCTGGCATCCAGACGTGCGCCTGTTCGAAATCAAGGAGAACGGCCAGCACGTCGGCCGTTTCTTCTTCGACCTCTATGCCCGCGCCAACAAGCGTGGCGGTGCCTGGATGGACGGCGCCCGCGACCGTCGGCGCACCTTCGAGGGTGTTCTGCAAAGCCCCGTCGCGAACCTGGTGTGCAACTTCACCCCGGCCGACAGCGGCAAGCCGGCGCTGCTGACCCACGACGAAGTCACCACCCTGTTCCACGAGTTCGGCCATGGCCTGCACCACTTGCTGACCCGCGTCGAACACGCTGGTGTGTCCGGCATCAACGGCGTGGCCTGGGATGCCGTGGAACTGCCAAGCCAGTTCATGGAGAACTGGTGCTGGGAGCCCGAAGGCCTGGCGCTGATTTCCGGCCACTACGAAACCGGCGAACCGTTGCCTCAGGACCTGCTGGAAAAAATGCTCGCGGCGAAAAACTTCCAGTCCGGCCTGATGATGGTTCGCCAACTGGAGTTCTCGCTGTTCGACTTCGAGCTGCACGCCACCCACGGCGACGGCCGCAGCGTGCTGCAAGTGCTCGAAGGCGTGCGCGACGAGGTGTCGGTCATGCGTCCGCCGGCCTACAACCGTTTCCCCAACAGCTTCGCCCACATCTTCGCCGGCGGTTATGCGGCGGGCTACTACAGCTACAAGTGGGCTGAAGTGCTGTCGGCCGATGCGTTCTCCAAATTCGAAGAGGACGGCGTGCTCAACGCCGACACCGGTCGCGCCTTCCGCGAGGCGATCCTGGCCCGTGGCGGCTCCCAGGAGCCGATGGTGCTGTTCGTCGACTTCCGTGGCCGTGAGCCGTCGATTGACGCACTCTTGCGCCACAGCGGCCTGACCGAGGACGCGGCAGCATGA
- a CDS encoding DUF883 family protein: protein MASNSLRKASLQSMEAEIESLLKSLESLKDDASDESRKTLKSLKANAESALKHSRHLLSDAYEEVKVKTRETGIATRDYAQEHPWTTAGVAVGALGLLAAYLLCKRGD from the coding sequence ATGGCCAGCAATTCGTTACGTAAAGCCTCGTTGCAAAGCATGGAAGCGGAAATCGAGAGTCTGCTCAAGTCGTTGGAAAGCCTGAAGGACGATGCTTCGGACGAGTCGCGTAAGACCCTCAAGTCGCTCAAGGCCAATGCTGAGAGCGCACTGAAACACTCTCGGCATCTGCTGAGCGATGCGTATGAAGAGGTCAAGGTAAAAACCCGTGAAACCGGGATTGCCACACGCGATTACGCTCAGGAACACCCATGGACCACGGCCGGCGTTGCCGTCGGGGCGCTGGGTTTATTGGCCGCTTATTTGTTGTGCAAACGCGGTGACTGA
- a CDS encoding dodecin, whose product MSDHHTYKKVELVGSSPTSIEDAINNALAEASKSLKHLEWFEVTETRGHIENGRAAHFQVTLKVGFRIVNS is encoded by the coding sequence ATGAGTGATCATCACACCTACAAAAAAGTCGAGCTGGTCGGCTCGTCTCCCACCAGCATTGAAGACGCCATCAACAACGCCCTGGCCGAAGCCAGCAAAAGCCTCAAGCACCTGGAATGGTTCGAAGTCACAGAGACCCGTGGACACATTGAAAACGGCCGGGCCGCGCACTTCCAGGTGACCCTCAAGGTCGGGTTCCGGATTGTGAATAGCTGA
- a CDS encoding gamma carbonic anhydrase family protein: MTLRTYQNHSPRLARGAFVDSTAVVIGDVEIGEDSSVWPLTVIRGDMHRIRIGARTSVQDGCVLHITHAGPFNPDGFPLLIGDDVTIAHKVMLHGCTVGSRILIGMGSIVMDGAIVEDEVIIGAGSLVPPGKRLESGFLYVGSPVKQARPLTDKERAFFTYSAANYVKLKDLHLAEGYDQA, from the coding sequence GTGACCCTTCGCACGTACCAGAATCACAGCCCGCGGCTCGCCCGGGGCGCTTTTGTCGACAGCACCGCGGTGGTGATCGGCGACGTCGAAATCGGCGAAGACAGCTCCGTCTGGCCGCTGACGGTCATTCGCGGCGACATGCACCGCATCCGCATCGGCGCCCGTACCAGCGTGCAGGATGGCTGCGTGCTGCACATCACCCACGCCGGCCCCTTCAATCCCGATGGCTTCCCGCTGTTGATCGGCGACGACGTGACCATCGCCCACAAGGTCATGCTCCATGGTTGCACCGTAGGCAGCCGGATCCTGATTGGCATGGGCAGCATTGTCATGGACGGTGCGATAGTTGAAGACGAGGTGATCATCGGCGCCGGCAGCCTCGTACCGCCGGGCAAACGATTGGAAAGCGGCTTTTTATACGTGGGCAGCCCGGTGAAACAGGCCCGGCCACTGACCGACAAGGAACGCGCGTTTTTCACCTACAGCGCGGCGAACTACGTGAAGCTCAAGGACTTGCATCTGGCCGAAGGCTACGACCAGGCCTGA
- a CDS encoding YheV family putative zinc ribbon protein, whose amino-acid sequence MSEGPVITKRRFIAGAVCPACSEPDKLMMWNEDGVPHRECVACGYSDTLNEQGLSVPKELGTRVNTSALKAPDAKVQAVQFFPNPKLKKKTD is encoded by the coding sequence ATGAGTGAGGGGCCTGTGATTACCAAACGACGCTTCATCGCCGGGGCGGTCTGCCCGGCGTGCAGTGAGCCGGACAAGTTGATGATGTGGAACGAAGACGGCGTGCCTCACCGCGAATGCGTGGCCTGCGGTTATAGCGACACCCTCAACGAGCAAGGCCTGTCGGTGCCCAAGGAGTTGGGCACCCGCGTGAACACGTCGGCGCTTAAAGCGCCGGACGCCAAGGTCCAGGCGGTGCAGTTTTTCCCCAACCCCAAGTTGAAGAAAAAAACCGACTGA
- a CDS encoding DUF1161 domain-containing protein, with product MKRFALVIIGCALASSALAAPKSCEELKAEIEAKIQANNVSSYTLEIVVNEEVHDQNMVVGTCDNGTKKIIYQKNDR from the coding sequence ATGAAACGATTTGCCCTGGTGATCATCGGTTGCGCATTGGCCTCGTCGGCCCTCGCTGCGCCCAAATCCTGTGAAGAATTGAAAGCGGAAATCGAAGCGAAGATCCAGGCGAATAACGTGTCGTCCTACACCCTGGAAATTGTCGTCAACGAAGAAGTCCACGACCAGAACATGGTGGTGGGCACGTGCGACAACGGCACCAAAAAAATCATCTACCAGAAGAACGACCGCTAG
- a CDS encoding aminopeptidase: MIRLRSSHRLLDRVFRILFPGLLLLLLNGCSSLGYYSQLVGGQLRLLQAREPIDQVIADPARDPQLRKHLAQAREARGFASSRLHLPDNKSYRLYADIGRPFVVWNVFATPEFSLAPQNHCFPIAGCVAYRGYYTQGAARGEAALQRLQGMDVAIGGVEAYSTLGWFNDPILSSMMHWGDERLATLIFHELAHQRFYVKDDTEFNESFATFVEQEGTRQWRASRGLAPDTGKRMRQRDQFIQRVLDTRQRLEQLYTQPLPAEQMRQRKAQEFQRLRTDYEHLRDTQWAGDKYFDAWVYAPLNNARLLPFGLYDQWVPAFAALFQQVNGDWVAFYAAVEKLGKLPIDERKVALKSLAESKASGT, encoded by the coding sequence TTGATCAGGCTGCGTTCAAGCCATCGGTTACTCGACCGTGTTTTCCGGATTTTGTTTCCAGGCCTCCTGCTTTTGTTACTCAACGGTTGCTCCAGCCTCGGTTACTACAGCCAGCTCGTCGGCGGACAGCTGCGGCTGTTGCAGGCTCGCGAGCCTATCGACCAGGTCATTGCCGACCCCGCCCGAGATCCCCAACTGCGCAAGCATCTGGCCCAGGCGCGCGAGGCACGGGGGTTCGCCAGCTCGCGCCTGCACCTGCCAGATAACAAAAGCTATCGCCTGTACGCGGACATTGGCCGGCCGTTCGTGGTCTGGAATGTCTTCGCCACGCCGGAGTTTTCCCTGGCGCCGCAAAACCACTGCTTCCCGATTGCCGGTTGCGTGGCGTATCGCGGCTACTACACCCAGGGCGCCGCCCGTGGCGAAGCCGCGCTGCAGCGCTTGCAGGGCATGGACGTGGCGATTGGCGGCGTAGAGGCCTATTCGACACTGGGCTGGTTCAACGACCCGATCCTGAGTTCGATGATGCATTGGGGCGATGAGCGCCTGGCGACGCTGATTTTTCACGAACTGGCGCACCAACGGTTCTACGTAAAGGACGACACGGAATTCAACGAGTCCTTCGCCACCTTCGTCGAACAGGAAGGCACCCGCCAATGGCGCGCCAGCCGCGGGCTGGCGCCGGATACCGGCAAACGGATGCGCCAGCGCGATCAATTTATCCAACGGGTCCTCGACACGCGTCAGCGGCTGGAACAGCTCTACACCCAACCCCTGCCGGCCGAACAGATGCGCCAGCGCAAGGCCCAGGAATTCCAGCGCCTACGCACCGACTATGAACACCTGCGCGACACCCAATGGGCGGGCGACAAATACTTCGACGCCTGGGTCTATGCGCCGCTGAACAATGCGCGGTTATTGCCGTTTGGTTTGTATGACCAGTGGGTGCCGGCGTTTGCGGCGTTGTTCCAGCAGGTGAATGGAGATTGGGTGGCGTTTTATGCGGCGGTGGAAAAGCTCGGCAAACTGCCGATCGATGAGCGCAAAGTGGCCTTGAAGTCCTTGGCAGAATCGAAGGCTTCCGGTACCTGA